Proteins encoded within one genomic window of Pristis pectinata isolate sPriPec2 chromosome 5, sPriPec2.1.pri, whole genome shotgun sequence:
- the LOC127570901 gene encoding transmembrane protein 276-like yields MGPQRLVPQERDWSFATTSFLLFTVSLVAFRRALKVNLGSAAGFLLQACAGALGAIHSCSGEAAPLLARSQREAGWLAAVLGLPLVSFGFHWTNRDLLAANSVVAGGILAAACSDPLASGGQGPAVRAAVAAALLSVLTVSLFTANAWGVAGSLVTLLSVTATELWPAGPSCLRGPCVHSLLLTAGIVALQRALSAQHTAEPA; encoded by the exons ATGGGGCCACAGAGGCTGGTGCCCCAGGAGAGGGACTGGAGCTTCGCGACCACTAGTTTCCTGCTGTTCACCGTGTCTCTGGTGGCATTTCGTCGTGCTCTTAAG GTGAACCTGGGCTCGGCCGCGGGCTTCCTTCTGCAGGCGTGCGCGGGGGCCCTGGGCGCCATCCACTCCTGTAGTGGGGAGGCGGCGCCTCTCCTCGCCCGGAGCCAGCGGGAGGCTGGCTGGCTGGCCGCCGTCCTCGGGCTGCCCCTCGTCTCCTTCGGCTTCCACTGGACCAATCGCGACCTGCTGGCCGCCAACTCAGTGGTGGCCGGCGGCATCCTGGCCGCCGCCTGCTCGGACCCGCTGGCCAGCGGCGGGCAGGGACCGGCGGTCAGAGCTGCCGTGGCCGCCGCTCTGCTCTCCGTCCTGACCGTCAGCCTCTTCACCGCCAATGCGTGGGGGGTGGCCGGCAGCCTGGTCACCCTGCTGTCTGTCACGGCCACCGAGCTCTGGCCTGCCGGGCCATCCTGCCTGAGGGGCCCCTGTGTCCACAGCTTGCTGCTGACCGCCGGCATTGTAGCACTGCAGCGGGCACTGAGCGCACAGCACACCGCAGAGCCAGCGTGA